The DNA segment ATCCAACATTTGCTGCATCGGCACGACCTGTCCGCGAACCGCGACGCTCACCCTTGGCGGCGGATTGCCCAGTTCTTTAATCGCCTTCGTCACTTGCTGCGCAACACTTCCCAAGTCCGCGCCGCCGATGTTGGCCGTCACCGTTATCATCCGCTGCATGTTGTAGCGTTCGTATTGGCCGACCGTGGTGCCCTCGGTGACGTTTGCTATATTGCGGAGCAAAATCGCCTGGCCGTTGCGATACGTCACCGGGAGGTTTTGAGCTTCTTCAACCGAGTCCATGTAGGTCTGTGGGATTTGCACTTGGATTTGGTAGGCCACGCCACTGTTCGGGTCGGCCCAAAAGTTCGGGACGACAAAGCGACTCGACGATGTGGCAGCGACAAGAGAACGAGAAACTTCCGCCATCTTCACCCCCATGATGCCGGCGCGTTCGCGATTCACGGCCACGTCCACGGTCGGATAATCCAGTGCCTGACCGAACTGCACGTCACGCAAAGTGGGAACCTGGTGGAGCTTGTCCTTTACTTTCTCTGCGAACTCGCGATTAGCCGCCAGATTCGGACCGCTGACCGCCACCTCAATCGGCGTGGGCGCGCCCAAACTCATGACGCGGCTGACGATGTCACTCGGCTCGAACGAGAAGCTCACTTCCGCCAATTCCGCAGCGAACCTTTTACGCAGCCGTTCCTTAAGTTCTTCGATGCGAATCGACGTGCCGGGCTGCAATTGAACCTGAACCACTCCTTCCTCCGAGCCGCCGTTCCAGAGGTAAATCAAATTGATGGGATAACTCGAAGGGTGAACTCCGATGAAGCCAAGAGTGATTTCGACATTATTTGTGCCGACTTCATTCTTGATGATGTCCAACGCTTGCAATGCGATGGCTTCCGTGCCATCGACGTGTGTGCCTGTGGGCGCGCGCAGGCGCACTTGAAGCTGACCCGCATCCACCTTGGGGAAAATCTCGGTGCCAAGCTGCCGCCCAATGAAGACAATCATTACTGCTGCCACGGCGAGATACGCGCCCACCACCAGCCAGCGCACGCGTACGACTTTTTGCGCAAAGCCAGCATAGTGTTTCTGGAATTTTGCAAATCCAGTTTCAAGTTTGCGTTCCTCCTCCACGACTTTCTCCTGAACCTCCTTATGGCCACGCAGAACCCAAACCGACAAAATCGGCACCAGCGTGCTCGACAGGAGATAAGAAGCAACCATCGAGAAACCGACGGCGAGTGAGAGCGGCACGAACATCGCCTTGGCAGCGCCGACCATGAAGAACGACGGGACAAACACGGCCAGCACACAAAGCATCGCGATAAGCAATGGCAAGGCGACTTCATGGCCGGAGTCCACCACGGCACGGCCGACCGCTTTGCGGCGTCCCAAATGGGTGTGGATGTTTTCAATCACGACCGTGGACATATCGACGAGGATGCCGATGGCCAAAGCCAACCCGCCGAGCGTCATGATGTTGATGGTCTGTTTGGTAATCCACAACGCGAGCACCGCGCCCATCAGCGCGAGGGGGATGTTGATAACGACAATCAAGGAACTCCGCCAATCGCGCAAAAACAAGAGCACCATCAAGCCTGTTAGCAGAGCGCCCAAAGCGCCCTCCAAAGTCAGTCCCGCAATCGCGCCGGTCACGTAGGGCGACTGGTCAAATTCATAGCTAACCTTCACATCTGCCGGCACCACACTTTGGAACTTGGGGATGTTTTTCTTCACCAGATTGACCACCGAAAGCGTGGAGGCATCGCTGCGCTTGGTGACCGGGATGTAAACGGTCCGGCGGCCGTTCACCAGCGCATAGCTGGTAATGATGTCGGAGGCGTCCCTCACCTCGCCGATGTCGCGCAGAAAGACAGCGGGATACGTGCCCGTGCGAATTGGAACGCTTTCCAGGTCCTTGATGTTCCTCACCACCGAATTGAGTGGCACCATCGGATACTTCCGTTTGATGGGCATGTTTCCAGAGGGACTGATGATATTCGCCGCGGTGATTGCCGCGACGATTTCGTCGGGCGACATGTTGTAGGAACGCAAGCGGTCGGGCTTGACATTGATGACAATACTGCGCGCGCTGCCGCCGAAGGGTGGCGGCGCCGAGACGCCGGGCAACGTGGCGAACAGCGGGCGCACGAGATTCAACGCTGCATCCTGCATCTCACCAACCGTGCGGGTCTCGCTGGAGAACACCAGATTGCCTACCGGAACGCTGCCGGCATCGAAGCGCATGATGAACGGCGGCACGGTGCCTGGTGGCATGAAGGCGCGGGCGCGGTTGACATATGCGACGGTCTCGGACATCGCCTGGGACATGTCGGTGCCGGGATAAAATTGCAGCTTGATGATGCTCGCGCCCTGGATCGATTTGGATTCCACGTGCTCGATGCCGGTGATGTAAAGGAAGTGATACTCGTAGTAATAGGTGAGGTAACCTTCCATCTGCGCCGGGTCCATGCCGCCGAAAGGTTGCGCGACGTAAATCGTGGGAATACCCAACGTGGGGAAAATGTCACGCGGCATTTGTCTCAGCGCCAGGACGGAGCCGAGGGCCACAGCGATAACCGCTACGGCGATTGTCAGAGGACGGCGGAGTGCAGGTTGAAGGAGATTCATCGGGCTATTGGATATTGATTTTCCGGCAACTATTTAATCGTTCAAAATAAACACGCCGTGTTCGGCACGACAAAGAAATTCTCATCACTCCGTAATCTGATAAATGCGGGTTTCCGCCGATTGATTTCCTCGATGTGGAACGGCCAGATACAACAGGCTCAATTCAGGTGAGAAGAAGGACGTGCGCGCACCGGCAGCCGTCGGAATTTTCTCCAACGATTTGTAGTTGTCAGCATCGCGCTGTTCGATGATATCGATAAAACCTTCGCCGCATGAAATGTAAAGCCGTTTGTGTTTCGCATCGTAGAATAAATCATCCGTGTCGCCGGAAATGGCAAGGTCGGCAACGGGTTTGCCGGAAGCCGTGTCGAAGACAACCAGTCGCGACGGCTGTCGGCAGCCGAGGAAGAGCCGGTGGTTTGCTTCCTCAAGCGCCATCGGGAAGTTGGCTTTGAACTGCTTCATCGGCCATGTCGCCATAATGCTTTTCTTCTCGCGATCAATTACGACGACCTGTTGCGCATCGGGCACATTGACGAAAATGCGCGAGCCATCGGCTTCCAACTGGAATGATTCCGGGTGGGCGGGAAGTTTGACTTCGCCGAGTTTCGTCCGGCCCGCACTGTCGAGAATGGCGAGAGCGCCGTCGCCATAGCCGACGTAGATGAGTTTGGTTTTGGCGTCGCGGCGCACGTTGTCGGCGTCGTCTAGGCCCGGAAGGTTGTTAGCCAGTTGGTAGGAAACGCCGTCGAACAATTTGAACGAGCCGTCATCGCCGTTGGCGACGCCGATTTGATTCAACTCCGGCAGAAAAACCACGCCGGTCGGTTTGCGAAGGCCGGTGATGCTTTTGAGGCGCTTGCCCGCTGCCACGTCGAGCACTTCGAGCGTGTTGTTGCCGAGCGCGGCGACGAACAGCCGCCCGCCTTTTGCGTCCACGGCGAAATGGTCGAACCGGCCTTTGACGCCCGGCAGCGGGATTGTTTTGACGAGCTTGAGCGCGGCAGGCTCTTGCGCGAGCGCGCCCGACAATAAACCTGTCGCCAGAACCGCCATCGGAACGATGCGTTTCATGAACGTGAACCTTTACTTGCTCCCGAAAGTGAAATCGTCAAACAAGGTCACGCTGTCGGCCTTCGTCCACACGCCGACCATTCCAGCATCGGAGAAAGTCTTG comes from the Verrucomicrobiota bacterium genome and includes:
- a CDS encoding efflux RND transporter permease subunit, with the translated sequence MNLLQPALRRPLTIAVAVIAVALGSVLALRQMPRDIFPTLGIPTIYVAQPFGGMDPAQMEGYLTYYYEYHFLYITGIEHVESKSIQGASIIKLQFYPGTDMSQAMSETVAYVNRARAFMPPGTVPPFIMRFDAGSVPVGNLVFSSETRTVGEMQDAALNLVRPLFATLPGVSAPPPFGGSARSIVINVKPDRLRSYNMSPDEIVAAITAANIISPSGNMPIKRKYPMVPLNSVVRNIKDLESVPIRTGTYPAVFLRDIGEVRDASDIITSYALVNGRRTVYIPVTKRSDASTLSVVNLVKKNIPKFQSVVPADVKVSYEFDQSPYVTGAIAGLTLEGALGALLTGLMVLLFLRDWRSSLIVVINIPLALMGAVLALWITKQTINIMTLGGLALAIGILVDMSTVVIENIHTHLGRRKAVGRAVVDSGHEVALPLLIAMLCVLAVFVPSFFMVGAAKAMFVPLSLAVGFSMVASYLLSSTLVPILSVWVLRGHKEVQEKVVEEERKLETGFAKFQKHYAGFAQKVVRVRWLVVGAYLAVAAVMIVFIGRQLGTEIFPKVDAGQLQVRLRAPTGTHVDGTEAIALQALDIIKNEVGTNNVEITLGFIGVHPSSYPINLIYLWNGGSEEGVVQVQLQPGTSIRIEELKERLRKRFAAELAEVSFSFEPSDIVSRVMSLGAPTPIEVAVSGPNLAANREFAEKVKDKLHQVPTLRDVQFGQALDYPTVDVAVNRERAGIMGVKMAEVSRSLVAATSSSRFVVPNFWADPNSGVAYQIQVQIPQTYMDSVEEAQNLPVTYRNGQAILLRNIANVTEGTTVGQYERYNMQRMITVTANIGGADLGSVAQQVTKAIKELGNPPPRVSVAVRGQVVPMQQMLDGLRTGLLLAVVVIFLLLAANFQSVKLSVIVVSTVPAVIAGVVLTLWLTGTTLNIQSFMGAIMAIGVAVANAILLVTFAERSRIGGATAAAAAVDGAQSRLRPILMTSLAMIAGMMPMALGLGEGGQQTAPLGRAVVGGLAVATVATLLVLPSVFAIVQARSHRRSASLDPDDAGSSPALLPGKSQ